From a single Halodesulfovibrio marinisediminis DSM 17456 genomic region:
- a CDS encoding type III secretion system chaperone — MSTSIKDVMSELAAKFKWEVESTDKLSGCVATIGENSVELFRRGMADVVLSAKVIELSGDPYERNQLIDKLLQAALLKKNEFSGILAIDEASNSIVYSHILHTADISIESFEVVFEWLLNEVDYFKAQCLSPSYSNPFLFGR; from the coding sequence GTGAGTACCTCTATCAAAGATGTGATGAGTGAGCTTGCTGCCAAATTTAAATGGGAAGTTGAATCGACTGATAAGCTTTCAGGGTGCGTTGCGACGATTGGTGAGAACTCAGTAGAGCTTTTCCGGCGTGGTATGGCAGATGTTGTACTTAGTGCAAAAGTCATCGAACTTTCTGGCGACCCATACGAACGCAACCAGTTGATAGATAAGTTACTTCAAGCTGCATTGTTGAAGAAGAATGAATTCAGCGGGATACTTGCTATAGATGAGGCATCAAACTCGATAGTTTATTCTCACATATTACATACTGCAGATATCAGCATTGAATCCTTTGAGGTTGTATTTGAATGGTTGCTGAATGAAGTTGATTACTTCAAGGCACAGTGCTTATCGCCTTCATATTCAAATCCTTTTTTGTTTGGTCGTTAA